From Rhinatrema bivittatum chromosome 5, aRhiBiv1.1, whole genome shotgun sequence, the proteins below share one genomic window:
- the LOC115091694 gene encoding olfactory receptor 52K1-like: protein MLDFNKTYFCPSTFILVGIPGLEAEHIWISIPFCIVYITALLGNSVILYVIKMDQTLHEPMYILLSMLAFNDIGLASTIMPKLLGIFWFNSHEINYAACLSQMFFIHSLSAVASGILAAMAYDRYVAICYPLRYASILTNKLITKLGIAILIRAVTMEIFLPFLVRRFLYFKSIVISHSYCEQMAVVKLAYGDTRPNNAYGLFASAFIGLSDLMAIAWSYAMILKAVFQIGSKDARLKALGTCGAHFCVILIAYVLAFFSFLSHRFGQENIPAHVHVFLANTYVLLPAMLNPFVYGANSKQIRESVLRMFQQRKGHVPTLR, encoded by the coding sequence ATGTTGGATTTCAACAAGACATATTTCTGTCCTTCGACATTCATCTTGGTTGGAATCCCTGGACTGGAAGCTGAGCACATCTGGATCTCTATTCCCTTCTGCATAGTGTATATCACAGCCCTTCTGGGAAACAGCGTCATTCTGTATGTTATTAAAATGGACCAAACCCTCCATGAGCCCATGTACATCTTGCTTTCAATGCTTGCTTTCAATGATATTGGACTCGCTAGCACCATCATGCCTAAACTGTTAGGCATATTTTGGTTCAATTCTCATGAAATTAATTACGCTGCCTGTCTGAGCCAGATGTTTTTTATACATTCTCTTTCAGCTGTGGCATCAGGGATCCTTGCAGCCATGGCCTATGACCGATATGTGGCCATCTGTTACCCACTGAGATATGCCTCCATCCTAACAAATAAACTAATAACAAAATTAGGAATAGCAATCCTGATTCGAGCTGTAACAATGGAAATCTTTCTCCCTTTTCTGGTTCGAAGGTTTCTCTACTTTAAATCCATTGTAATCTCACACTCCTATTGTGAACAGATGGCAGTAGTGAAACTGGCCTATGGAGACACCAGACCCAACAATGCATATGGAttatttgcatctgcttttattGGACTTTCTGATCTGATGGCCATTGCCTGGTCTTATGCCATGATTCTGAAGGCTGTGTTTCAAATTGGATCCAAAGATGCTCGTCTGAAGGCTCTCGGCACCTGCGGAGCCCACTTTTGTGTTATATTAATTGCTTATGttcttgctttcttttcttttttatcacACAGGTTTGGACAAGAAAACATCCCTGCTCATGTTCATGTCTTCTTAGCCAACACCTATGTCCTTCTCCCAGCCATGTTAAATCCCTTTGTTTATGGTGCAAACAGCAAACAGATTCGTGAAAGTGTGCTGAGAATGTTCCAGCAAAGAAAGGGCCACGTTCCAACATTGCGATGA
- the LOC115091693 gene encoding olfactory receptor 52K1-like gives MLVFNKTYFRPSTFILVGIPGLEDEHIWISIPFCTLYFMALLGNCTILYIIKTDQTLHEPMYIFLSMLAVNDVGFCSTTVPKMLCIFWFSSHETDYVSCLSQIFFIHSLSVVESGILAAMAYDRYVAICYPLRYSSILTNKLIAKIGLAILIRAVIMGIFFPILVQRFHYFKSIVISHSYCEHMAVVNLVYGDTKPNNAYGLFVSMFIGLFDLMAIAWSYAMILRAVFKIGSKVARLKALSTCGAHICVILIAYVLAFFSFLSHRFGQQSIPHHVHIFLANTYVLLPAMLNPFVYGANTKQIRNKVLRMFRHGKGHV, from the coding sequence ATGTTGGTTTTCAACAAGACATATTTCCGACCTTCCACTTTTATCCTCGTTGGAATACCTGGACTGGAAGATGAACACATCTGGATCTCCATCCCCTTCTGCACACTATATTTCATGGCCCTTTTAGGAAACTGCACTATTTTGTATATTATTAAAACGGACCAAACCCTCCACGAGCCCATGTACATCTTTCTTTCTATGCTTGCTGTCAATGATGTTGGCTTCTGTAGCACTACAGTGCCTAAAATGTTGTgcatattttggttcagttcTCATGAAACTGATTACGTCTCCTGTCTGAGCCAGATATTTTTTATACACTCCCTTTCAGTTGTGGAATCGGGGATCCTTGCAGCCATGGCCTATGACCGATATGTGGCCATCTGTTACCCTTTGAGATATTCCTCTATCCTAACAAATAAATTAATAGCAAAAATTGGACTGGCAATCCTGATTCGAGCTGTAATAATGGGCATATTTTTCCCTATTCTGGTTCAAAGGTTTCACTATTTTAAATCTATTGTAATCTCACACTCCTACTGTGAACACATGGCAGTAGTGAATCTGGTCTATGGAGACACTAAACCCAACAATGCATATGGATTATTTGTATCTATGTTCATTGGACTCTTTGATCTGATGGCCATTGCTTGGTCTTATGCCATGATTCTTAGGGCTGTGTTCAAGATTGGATCCAAAGTTGCTCGTCTGAAGGCTCTCAGCACCTGTGGAGCCCACATTTGTGTCATACTGATAGCTTATGTACTtgccttcttttcctttctgtcACACAGGTTTGGACAACAAAGCATTCCTCATCATGTTCACATTTTCTTGGCCAACACCTATGTCCTTCTCCCGGCCATGTTAAATCCCTTTGTTTATGGTGCAAACACGAAACAGATTCGTAACAAGGTGCTGAGAATGTTCAGACATGGAAAGGGTCATGTTTGA